From Pulveribacter suum, a single genomic window includes:
- a CDS encoding ABC transporter substrate-binding protein — MKHQLRTLAALLGAAGLSLAAVHAHAQDKVKIGFITDMSSLYADVEGKNGALAIQMAIDDFGGKVLGKPIELLTADHQNKADIAASKAREWIDTQNLTMLFGGTNSGTALASAKVAAEKKRIYFNSGAGSSALTNEQCTPYTVHYAYDTVALAKGTGAAVVKQGGKSWFFLTADYAFGHALEADTSRIVKEAGGTVVGSVRHPLNASDFSSFLLQAQNSKAQILGLANAGGDTINAIKAAKEFGINKSMKMAGLLVFLTDIHSLGLKNTEGLLLTTSWDWNLNDETRAFGKKFFDKTKRMPTDIQAADYSATMNYLKAVQAAGTVDADKVMEKLKSTPIDDFYAKGVIRPDGRFAHDMYLMQVKSQAESKQPWDYYKVVSKLPADQVWTTKAESKCELWK; from the coding sequence ATGAAACACCAACTCCGCACCCTTGCTGCCCTGCTGGGCGCCGCCGGCCTGTCGCTGGCCGCCGTGCACGCGCATGCCCAGGACAAGGTCAAGATCGGCTTCATCACCGACATGTCCAGCCTGTACGCCGACGTCGAAGGCAAGAACGGCGCGCTGGCCATCCAGATGGCGATCGACGACTTCGGCGGCAAGGTGCTGGGCAAGCCCATCGAGCTGCTCACGGCCGACCACCAGAACAAGGCCGACATCGCCGCCAGCAAGGCCCGCGAGTGGATCGACACGCAGAACCTGACCATGCTGTTTGGCGGCACCAACTCGGGCACGGCGCTGGCGTCCGCCAAGGTCGCGGCCGAGAAAAAGCGCATCTACTTCAACAGCGGCGCGGGTTCTTCGGCGCTGACCAACGAGCAGTGCACGCCCTACACCGTGCACTACGCCTACGACACCGTGGCGCTGGCCAAGGGCACGGGCGCGGCCGTGGTCAAGCAGGGCGGCAAGAGCTGGTTCTTCCTGACGGCCGACTACGCCTTCGGCCACGCGCTGGAGGCCGACACCTCCCGGATCGTCAAGGAAGCCGGCGGCACCGTGGTCGGCAGCGTGCGCCACCCGCTGAATGCGTCGGACTTCTCGTCCTTCCTGCTGCAGGCGCAGAACTCCAAGGCGCAGATCCTGGGCCTGGCCAACGCCGGCGGCGACACCATCAACGCCATCAAGGCGGCCAAGGAATTCGGCATCAACAAGTCCATGAAGATGGCCGGCCTGCTGGTGTTCCTGACCGACATCCACAGCCTGGGCCTGAAGAACACCGAAGGCCTGCTGCTCACCACCAGCTGGGACTGGAACCTGAACGACGAGACGCGCGCCTTCGGCAAGAAGTTCTTCGACAAGACCAAGCGCATGCCCACCGACATCCAGGCCGCCGACTACTCGGCCACCATGAACTACCTGAAGGCCGTGCAGGCCGCAGGCACGGTCGATGCCGACAAGGTCATGGAAAAGCTCAAGTCCACGCCCATCGACGACTTCTACGCCAAGGGCGTGATCCGTCCCGACGGCCGCTTCGCCCACGACATGTACCTGATGCAGGTGAAGTCGCAGGCCGAATCCAAGCAGCCCTGGGACTACTACAAGGTCGTGTCCAAGCTGCCCGCCGACCAGGTCTGGACCACCAAGGCCGAGAGCAAGTGCGAGCTGTGGAAGTGA